The genomic stretch GGAAGAAGTGGTTGAAGCCGACCTCGAAGAGATCCGCGATCGAAGCGTAGGTCGCGATATGGCCGCCAAGCTCGGCATGCGCCTTGTTGGCGCGCGACACCATGGCCAGCGCATTCCAGCGGTGGATGGCCGTGATCCGGGCTTCCATGTCGATGTCGCCGGGGTAGGGCGGCTGCGCATCGACGCCGATCGTGTTGCGGTATGGCGTGGTGTGCCGGGTGTGGAAGCGTCCACCCGCGCGGCGGCCGGATTCGATCAGGCGCTCGAGCAGGTATTCACTGCGGGCCAGACCGTCGCGCTCGATGACTTCGGCGAGGCTGTCGAGCCAGTCCAGGGTTTCGTCGGGGTCGCGGTCGATGGCCGTTTCCGTCGTCGGCTGCGTCGATGCATGTCTCATGGCTCAACTTCCTTTGATGGTCCGCACGGGCGGCGTGCGGTGCGAGTCGGTATTGGGGCGGGTGGCGTGGAGGTCAGTTTAGTGTGCTGATTCGATGAACAAATTGTCCTAGTCCACTTGGCGGCAATTCGCATCGGCAGCACTTGCGACGGGCGAGGGTCTGCCCGCCTGTCGCCCCGGCGTAGCAAAGCCGCAGCGCGGGTGTGGGGGCGTCGCCCCCTGTCGTGATGGAATCACTATAAATTCAGTGCTGCGTTGGCTTGTTGCCAAATGAGCAGTGAAGGTGCTTAAATGCGCAATAAAGAAAACGGTGAGGGGATTTGTGCGCAATAAACGAAATGCCGTGGACATCGACGCGACCGACGTCGCTTTGCTCAACCGATTGCAGTCCGATGCGCGCATCACGAACGTAGCCCTTGCCGAGAGCGCCCATCTTTCGCCCGCGCCCTGCCTGCGCCGGGTGCGTGACCTGGAGACTGCGGGCGTGATTCGGGGTTATGTGACCTTGCTCGATCCGGAAGCCGTCGGACTGGATATCTCCATGTTCATCCAGGTGAGCCTGGAGAAGCAGATCGGCAGCGCGCTGCGGGTCTTTGAAGAGACCATCGACAGCTATCCCGAGGTGATGGAGTGTTATCTCATGACCGGCGATTCGGACTATCTGCTGCGGGTGGTGGCGCCGGATCTCAAGGCGCTGCAGAGCTTCATCGTCGACCGGCTGGCGCGTATTCCGCACGTCTCGAACATTCGCTCGAGCATGACGCTCAAGCAGGTCAAGTACAAGACGGCTCTGCCGATCGACCTCGCCTGAGCACCACCGGGACGCGAAGAAGAACGGCGACCCTAGGGTCGCCGTCCAATCGAAACAATGAGCGCTTCAGAGGGCTTGTTTCTTGCGCGCGGGAGGCACGTCGGTGCAGCTGCCGTGAGCGACCTCCGCGGCCATGCCGACGGTTTCGCCCAGGGTCGGGTGCGGGTGGATGGTCTTGCCTATATCCAGCGCATCGGCGCCCATCTCGATCGCCAGGCAGACCTCGCCGATCAGATCGCCAGCATGGGTGC from Parazoarcus communis encodes the following:
- a CDS encoding Lrp/AsnC family transcriptional regulator, whose amino-acid sequence is MDIDATDVALLNRLQSDARITNVALAESAHLSPAPCLRRVRDLETAGVIRGYVTLLDPEAVGLDISMFIQVSLEKQIGSALRVFEETIDSYPEVMECYLMTGDSDYLLRVVAPDLKALQSFIVDRLARIPHVSNIRSSMTLKQVKYKTALPIDLA